DNA from Bacteroidota bacterium:
CAGTCGAAGGGCATTCCGGTGCTCTTTATCTCGGAACTCTTGGAGGGAAAAAAGTTGTAGCTATGAAAGGAAGATTTCATTACTATGAAGGCTACTCCATGCAGGAGGTAACATTTCCTGTGAGAGTAATGAAGTTACTAGGAATAGAAAAACTTGTTGTGTCGAATGCATGTGGAGGCGTTAATCCCAATTATGAAATTGGAGATATTATGCTGATAAATGATCACATAATGATGATGCCTGAACATCCGCTAAGAGGAAAGAATATTGATGAACTGGGACCGCGCTTTGTTGACATGAGTGAGCCTTATAGTTTGGAAATGATATCTAAAGCTCACAGAATAGCCAAAGACTTTGGATTTAGAACACATCAAGGTACTTATCTGGCTTTGCAGGGACCAACTTTCGAAACACCG
Protein-coding regions in this window:
- a CDS encoding purine-nucleoside phosphorylase, translated to MLKKIKETADFIKSKWGEQPEFGIILGSGLGQLADDMEADVVLPYEEIPNFPVSTVEGHSGALYLGTLGGKKVVAMKGRFHYYEGYSMQEVTFPVRVMKLLGIEKLVVSNACGGVNPNYEIGDIMLINDHIMMMPEHPLRGKNIDELGPRFVDMSEPYSLEMISKAHRIAKDFGFRTHQGTYLALQGPTFETPAEYRMVKNVGADAVGMSTAPEVIVAKHMNMTCFGISVITDLGVEGKIIEASHEEVQEVAQQTTP